The following are encoded together in the Triticum dicoccoides isolate Atlit2015 ecotype Zavitan chromosome 6B, WEW_v2.0, whole genome shotgun sequence genome:
- the LOC119322855 gene encoding uncharacterized protein LOC119322855 isoform X1 has translation MAPPARNLNPNPNTNNPNPPFDIGILFGLPPNPAPTAAPMFPAAAGLPPPFGPYSHPSATSPFHGGPYLHHTQVLHPPMPRPAMSFSMPRPTISFPIPDLNANPSAALLGSYLHYRQDLRYLNSYRRDLNLSVNLRAALGRLQDRQSPMASSSNSIHTLNPNTNLNLSVNPSAASHGRYLQNAQDIRHSMPRPVISSAMPNRSDNPCTVAGGKPEQNKGAPSGRQNNSNDVIHLSDSDSDSDSDDFFEEEAPPTHSKSNGKASSDSLKTGGKTSSFSNGEGSKGGKAFSVGKGGKGSASNAKPATSDAELKLQLDMPPNSILLSNCEAAEMLQKIQGHMAILSEDPKIKIPESFDKAFQYAKEGNHFTSAKLVKEILEPLKDYGVNDGEICMIANIGPETIEEVYALIPSLKATRSINEGKIVEALAALANIKASK, from the exons atggCGCCTCCAGCCAGAAACCTTAACCCTAATCCGAACACTAACAACCCCAATCCTCCCTTTGACATTGGTATTCTCTTCGGTTTGCCTCCTAACCCTGCGCCTACCGCTGCGCCCATGTTCCCTGCCGCTGCCGGCCTGCCGCCGCCGTTCGGCCCTTACTCCCACCCCTCGGCCACCTCTCCCTTTCACGGCGGCCCCTACCTCCACCACACGCAGGTTCTTCATCCCCCTATGCCGCGCCCAGCCATGTCCTTCTCCATGCCCCGCCCAACCATCTCCTTCCCCATTCCAGATCTAAatgcaaaccctagcgccgccttgCTCGGCAGCTACCTTCACTACCGGCAGGATCTCCGATACCTCAACTCCTACAGGCGAGACCTGAACCTGAGTGTTAACCTCAGAGCCGCCTTGGGCCGCCTGCAGGATCGCCAATCTCCCATGGCCAGCTCAAGCAACTCCATCCACACACTGAACCCAAACACAAACCTGAACCTGAGCGTgaaccccagcgccgcctcgcacgGCCGCTACCTTCAGAACGCACAGGATATTCGACATTCCATGCCCCGCCCAGTAATATCCTCTGCCATGCCAAACCGGAGTGACAACCCCTGCACCGTCGCAGGTGGCAAACCTGAACAGAATAAAG GAGCACCGAGCGGAAGGCAGAACAATTCTAATGATGTTATTCACCtttctgattctgattctgattctgattctgatg ATTTTTTTGAAGAAGAGGCTCCCCCCACACACTCCAAGTCAAATGGGAAAGCTTCATCGGATAGCCTAAAAACTGGTGGAAAGACTTCATCCTTTTCTAATG GAGAAGGTAGCAAAGGAGGGAAGGCATTTAGTGTTGGGAAAGGCGGGAAGGGCTCCGCATCAAATGCAAAGCCTGCAACGTCTGATGCAGAACTAAAGCTTCAGCTTG ATATGCCTCCAAATTCTATATTGTTATCGAACTGTGAAGCAGCAGAAATGTTGCAGAAAATTCAAGGACATATGGCTATCTTATCAGAGGATCCGAAGATAAAAATTCCCGA gtCATTTGACAAGGCCTTTCAATATGCAAAAGAAGGAAATCACTTCACCTCTGCGAAGTTGGTGAAAGAAATCCTGGA ACCTCTTAAAGACTATGGTGTTAATGATGGCGAG ATATGCATGATAGCGAACATTGGGCCTGAGACCATCGAAGAGGTCTATGCACTGATACCGTCTCTCAAG GCTACTAGGTCGATCAATGAAGGCAAGATCGTGGAGGCTCTTGCTGCCCTCGCTAATATAAAAGCCTCCAAGTGA
- the LOC119322855 gene encoding DNA-directed RNA polymerases IV and V subunit 4-like isoform X3 encodes MANRGGKGSYPPSKSGAPSGRQNNSNDVIHLSDSDSDSDSDDFFEEEAPPTHSKSNGKASSDSLKTGGKTSSFSNGEGSKGGKAFSVGKGGKGSASNAKPATSDAELKLQLDMPPNSILLSNCEAAEMLQKIQGHMAILSEDPKIKIPESFDKAFQYAKEGNHFTSAKLVKEILEPLKDYGVNDGEICMIANIGPETIEEVYALIPSLKATRSINEGKIVEALAALANIKASK; translated from the exons ATGGCGAACAGGGGAGGGAAAGGGTCCTACCCCCCGTCCAAGTCAG GAGCACCGAGCGGAAGGCAGAACAATTCTAATGATGTTATTCACCtttctgattctgattctgattctgattctgatg ATTTTTTTGAAGAAGAGGCTCCCCCCACACACTCCAAGTCAAATGGGAAAGCTTCATCGGATAGCCTAAAAACTGGTGGAAAGACTTCATCCTTTTCTAATG GAGAAGGTAGCAAAGGAGGGAAGGCATTTAGTGTTGGGAAAGGCGGGAAGGGCTCCGCATCAAATGCAAAGCCTGCAACGTCTGATGCAGAACTAAAGCTTCAGCTTG ATATGCCTCCAAATTCTATATTGTTATCGAACTGTGAAGCAGCAGAAATGTTGCAGAAAATTCAAGGACATATGGCTATCTTATCAGAGGATCCGAAGATAAAAATTCCCGA gtCATTTGACAAGGCCTTTCAATATGCAAAAGAAGGAAATCACTTCACCTCTGCGAAGTTGGTGAAAGAAATCCTGGA ACCTCTTAAAGACTATGGTGTTAATGATGGCGAG ATATGCATGATAGCGAACATTGGGCCTGAGACCATCGAAGAGGTCTATGCACTGATACCGTCTCTCAAG GCTACTAGGTCGATCAATGAAGGCAAGATCGTGGAGGCTCTTGCTGCCCTCGCTAATATAAAAGCCTCCAAGTGA
- the LOC119322855 gene encoding uncharacterized protein LOC119322855 isoform X2 — translation MAPPARNLNPNPNTNNPNPPFDIGILFGLPPNPAPTAAPMFPAAAGLPPPFGPYSHPSATSPFHGGPYLHHTQVLHPPMPRPAMSFSMPRPTISFPIPDLNANPSAALLGSYLHYRQDLRYLNSYRRDLNLSVNLRAALGRLQDRQSPMASSSNSIHTLNPNTNLNLSVNPSAASHGRYLQNAQDIRHSMPRPVISSAMPNRSDNPCTVAGGKPEQNKGAPSGRQNNSNDVIHLSDSDSDSDSDDFFEEEAPPTHSKSNGKASSDSLKTGGKTSSFSNGSKGGKAFSVGKGGKGSASNAKPATSDAELKLQLDMPPNSILLSNCEAAEMLQKIQGHMAILSEDPKIKIPESFDKAFQYAKEGNHFTSAKLVKEILEPLKDYGVNDGEICMIANIGPETIEEVYALIPSLKATRSINEGKIVEALAALANIKASK, via the exons atggCGCCTCCAGCCAGAAACCTTAACCCTAATCCGAACACTAACAACCCCAATCCTCCCTTTGACATTGGTATTCTCTTCGGTTTGCCTCCTAACCCTGCGCCTACCGCTGCGCCCATGTTCCCTGCCGCTGCCGGCCTGCCGCCGCCGTTCGGCCCTTACTCCCACCCCTCGGCCACCTCTCCCTTTCACGGCGGCCCCTACCTCCACCACACGCAGGTTCTTCATCCCCCTATGCCGCGCCCAGCCATGTCCTTCTCCATGCCCCGCCCAACCATCTCCTTCCCCATTCCAGATCTAAatgcaaaccctagcgccgccttgCTCGGCAGCTACCTTCACTACCGGCAGGATCTCCGATACCTCAACTCCTACAGGCGAGACCTGAACCTGAGTGTTAACCTCAGAGCCGCCTTGGGCCGCCTGCAGGATCGCCAATCTCCCATGGCCAGCTCAAGCAACTCCATCCACACACTGAACCCAAACACAAACCTGAACCTGAGCGTgaaccccagcgccgcctcgcacgGCCGCTACCTTCAGAACGCACAGGATATTCGACATTCCATGCCCCGCCCAGTAATATCCTCTGCCATGCCAAACCGGAGTGACAACCCCTGCACCGTCGCAGGTGGCAAACCTGAACAGAATAAAG GAGCACCGAGCGGAAGGCAGAACAATTCTAATGATGTTATTCACCtttctgattctgattctgattctgattctgatg ATTTTTTTGAAGAAGAGGCTCCCCCCACACACTCCAAGTCAAATGGGAAAGCTTCATCGGATAGCCTAAAAACTGGTGGAAAGACTTCATCCTTTTCTAATG GTAGCAAAGGAGGGAAGGCATTTAGTGTTGGGAAAGGCGGGAAGGGCTCCGCATCAAATGCAAAGCCTGCAACGTCTGATGCAGAACTAAAGCTTCAGCTTG ATATGCCTCCAAATTCTATATTGTTATCGAACTGTGAAGCAGCAGAAATGTTGCAGAAAATTCAAGGACATATGGCTATCTTATCAGAGGATCCGAAGATAAAAATTCCCGA gtCATTTGACAAGGCCTTTCAATATGCAAAAGAAGGAAATCACTTCACCTCTGCGAAGTTGGTGAAAGAAATCCTGGA ACCTCTTAAAGACTATGGTGTTAATGATGGCGAG ATATGCATGATAGCGAACATTGGGCCTGAGACCATCGAAGAGGTCTATGCACTGATACCGTCTCTCAAG GCTACTAGGTCGATCAATGAAGGCAAGATCGTGGAGGCTCTTGCTGCCCTCGCTAATATAAAAGCCTCCAAGTGA